The following proteins are encoded in a genomic region of Natrinema sp. DC36:
- a CDS encoding CPBP family intramembrane glutamic endopeptidase, producing the protein METPARHRDDGPIRSTLVAIGLAAFGILASQFTVLPAVLLDPAVITSPMEASITSRALLLTLNFVGFALAGGIYLAATDRGWSYVDLRTPTKRGWGYILAGVLGSFVFYVLVSMLVQLLSLPTAENSVSGFIGDDQTMVLVMIAIVFLFNAPAEEFLFRNIVQKRLYDAFSRLQAVVIASAIFALIHILSYAVSQSLLATVVPVVIVFGGSIIFGLLYAKTDNLFVPIAAHAAFNAIQFGILYIALEYEIETAEPSTSILVDLLAVVPL; encoded by the coding sequence ATGGAAACGCCCGCACGCCATCGCGACGACGGCCCGATTCGGTCGACGCTCGTCGCGATCGGCCTGGCAGCGTTCGGTATTCTTGCCAGTCAGTTCACGGTCCTCCCTGCCGTCCTGCTCGATCCGGCGGTAATCACGTCACCGATGGAGGCGTCGATCACGAGTCGAGCGCTCCTGTTGACCCTGAACTTCGTCGGCTTCGCGCTCGCCGGCGGGATCTACCTCGCGGCGACCGACCGCGGCTGGTCGTACGTCGACCTCCGAACCCCGACGAAACGGGGCTGGGGCTACATCCTCGCCGGCGTCCTCGGGAGCTTCGTGTTTTACGTTCTCGTCAGCATGCTCGTCCAGTTGCTTTCTCTTCCCACCGCGGAGAACTCTGTCTCGGGCTTCATCGGCGACGACCAGACGATGGTTCTCGTCATGATCGCGATCGTCTTCCTCTTCAACGCGCCAGCCGAGGAGTTCCTCTTCCGGAACATCGTCCAGAAGCGCCTCTACGACGCGTTCTCTCGGCTTCAGGCGGTCGTCATCGCCAGCGCCATCTTCGCGCTGATCCACATCCTGTCGTACGCCGTCTCCCAGTCGCTGCTCGCGACCGTCGTTCCGGTCGTCATCGTCTTCGGCGGCTCGATCATTTTCGGGCTGCTCTACGCGAAAACGGACAACCTCTTCGTTCCGATCGCCGCCCACGCCGCCTTCAACGCCATCCAGTTCGGCATCCTCTACATCGCCCTCGAGTACGAGATCGAGACCGCCGAGCCGTCGACCTCGATACTCGTCGATCTGCTGGCCGTCGTTCCGCTGTAG